A window of Hirschia baltica ATCC 49814 contains these coding sequences:
- a CDS encoding haloacid dehalogenase-like hydrolase, whose protein sequence is MTNPTPTDELLLGTAPDPDLPVLAMDLDGTLIYTDTTAELFKLCAKYKPYLLPVAGYKMLTNRPHAKRWLVRQVGDYFDPRKLVTEPKAIRLMQDHKKKGGQVWLVSGSDQLMVDEMAAELATYIGKFDRIKGTEGPESASVKDAINLTSQNKANFLTENCPQGFYYAGNSTQDYAVWKAALKGYGFNAPAQSYSLTREDGSKVEVQEIVPRK, encoded by the coding sequence ATGACCAACCCGACACCAACTGACGAACTTCTTCTCGGTACAGCGCCAGACCCTGATTTGCCCGTGCTCGCAATGGATTTGGATGGCACGCTCATCTACACAGACACCACAGCCGAGCTGTTTAAATTGTGCGCGAAATACAAGCCATATTTATTGCCGGTTGCGGGCTATAAAATGCTCACCAATAGGCCACACGCCAAACGTTGGCTTGTGCGTCAGGTGGGGGATTATTTTGACCCGCGCAAATTAGTGACTGAACCCAAAGCTATTCGGTTAATGCAGGATCATAAGAAAAAGGGCGGGCAGGTGTGGCTCGTGTCTGGCTCTGATCAGCTCATGGTAGATGAAATGGCTGCAGAATTAGCCACCTATATTGGCAAGTTTGATCGCATAAAAGGCACAGAAGGTCCTGAGAGCGCTAGCGTCAAAGACGCAATCAACCTGACCTCACAGAACAAAGCGAATTTCCTGACAGAAAACTGTCCGCAGGGTTTTTATTATGCTGGAAACAGCACCCAGGATTACGCTGTCTGGAAAGCCGCACTCAAAGGCTATGGATTTAACGCTCCGGCACAATCTTACAGCCTGACCCGAGAAGATGGTTCAAAAGTCGAGGTGCAGGAAATAGTGCCACGCAAATAG
- a CDS encoding DUF2256 domain-containing protein yields the protein MKKSDLPTKICPVCKRPFNWRKKWEKVWNDVVYCSEKCRRNKQA from the coding sequence GTGAAGAAATCGGATCTCCCAACAAAGATTTGTCCTGTTTGCAAACGCCCATTCAATTGGCGCAAAAAATGGGAGAAAGTCTGGAATGATGTGGTTTATTGTTCAGAAAAATGCCGAAGAAACAAACAGGCATAA
- a CDS encoding acyltransferase family protein, which translates to MKYRPEIDGLRTIAVLPVLFYHFGMTTFSGGFTGVDIFFVISGFLITSIITAEIDKKTFTFANFYRRRALRILPPLALVVVATFIAAWMFMLPAEVEELGRTTIATSLFGSNIYFFKAYSYFSVLAESNPLLHTWSLAVEEQFYFVTPIILWLICFIKPLAKYRAHIIALGVIFSFGLSQWLLTKSSEAAFYLLPSRFWELGVGSLIALYGFDKSMPDKLKNYAGILGAGLLAYSIFMLDKDDVFPGLNAIYAVAGTALIILAGLQSWTGLVLSQKPFVFIGKISYSLYLWHWPLLIFYKIVFLKTHLSLTDSLLLTCLSIVIAYLSWKFWEQPFRKLRAVSSFQTLSVTTIGLIATVCISVSILSIEGRWRKFDPEIHALTELTINYSSTDENRYQFTPRGKDCFITTATAAGGKGYNVDACLSAQSNKQPLIFLGDSHSAHLTGPLQDALTDYEVLPLQASGCLPLWPLKGEARCTDLFQKALTDYIPELEKPVVVVSARWTAWGATPDASYETKLHNLIEKLNEAGASKVIILGPTLEYTTNLPLLMARSKLVGKTNMTAFINQDIYAFDEMMSALNKTDSHAASYISLVDALCERNNCDSDKPLLFDDNHLTLESAHKVAQIVSEQMQNIRTSEMTVPMNKS; encoded by the coding sequence ATGAAATATAGACCGGAAATTGATGGGCTGCGCACCATAGCTGTTCTACCAGTTCTATTTTATCATTTCGGAATGACGACTTTTTCAGGTGGTTTTACCGGCGTCGATATTTTCTTTGTGATTTCCGGCTTTCTGATCACATCCATCATCACTGCAGAAATCGACAAGAAGACTTTCACATTCGCCAATTTTTATCGCAGGCGCGCCCTTAGAATTTTGCCGCCCCTCGCGCTTGTGGTTGTGGCAACATTCATCGCAGCATGGATGTTTATGCTGCCTGCCGAAGTAGAAGAATTGGGACGCACAACAATTGCGACGTCACTCTTTGGCAGCAATATCTATTTCTTTAAAGCCTATAGTTATTTCTCGGTATTGGCCGAATCTAACCCGCTTCTTCACACATGGTCATTGGCTGTTGAAGAACAATTTTATTTTGTGACGCCAATTATCTTATGGTTGATATGCTTTATAAAACCATTGGCAAAATACCGCGCCCATATCATCGCTTTAGGCGTGATTTTTTCCTTCGGGCTGAGCCAATGGCTACTCACAAAATCATCTGAAGCTGCTTTCTATCTCCTGCCCTCTCGCTTTTGGGAATTGGGTGTCGGATCTTTAATAGCTTTATATGGTTTTGATAAAAGCATGCCTGATAAATTGAAAAATTATGCTGGTATTCTGGGGGCTGGTCTTCTGGCTTACTCCATCTTCATGCTTGATAAGGATGATGTATTTCCCGGGTTGAATGCGATTTATGCCGTTGCGGGTACAGCTCTCATCATTTTAGCAGGATTGCAATCGTGGACAGGTTTAGTCTTAAGCCAAAAGCCTTTCGTCTTTATCGGTAAAATCTCATATTCCTTATATCTGTGGCATTGGCCTTTGCTGATTTTCTACAAGATCGTTTTTCTTAAAACCCATTTGAGCCTAACAGATAGTCTACTTCTGACATGCCTATCTATTGTGATTGCGTATCTATCTTGGAAATTTTGGGAACAGCCTTTCCGAAAACTGCGCGCTGTTTCGTCATTTCAAACACTCTCTGTGACGACAATCGGCCTCATCGCAACTGTGTGTATCTCTGTATCTATTTTGAGCATTGAAGGTCGCTGGCGTAAATTTGATCCGGAGATTCATGCGCTCACTGAACTGACTATCAATTATTCCAGTACAGATGAAAATCGCTATCAATTCACCCCTCGGGGTAAAGATTGCTTTATCACGACTGCGACAGCGGCAGGAGGCAAAGGCTATAATGTTGATGCTTGCCTTTCAGCACAGAGCAATAAACAACCGCTTATTTTTTTAGGAGATAGTCATAGTGCGCATTTGACAGGTCCGCTTCAAGACGCACTGACGGACTATGAAGTGCTGCCGCTGCAAGCATCGGGTTGCCTTCCCTTATGGCCACTAAAGGGTGAAGCAAGATGTACGGATTTATTTCAAAAAGCCCTCACAGACTATATTCCAGAATTGGAAAAACCTGTTGTGGTTGTCTCTGCACGCTGGACTGCATGGGGCGCTACGCCAGACGCTTCATATGAAACAAAATTACACAATCTTATCGAAAAACTGAATGAAGCAGGTGCTAGCAAGGTGATCATTTTGGGGCCAACGTTGGAATATACCACCAACCTACCCCTTCTGATGGCTCGTTCTAAATTGGTAGGCAAAACCAATATGACTGCTTTCATCAATCAGGATATTTATGCATTCGATGAAATGATGAGCGCATTGAATAAAACAGATTCTCACGCGGCATCTTATATATCACTTGTAGATGCATTGTGTGAGCGCAACAATTGCGACAGCGATAAACCTCTTCTATTTGATGACAATCACCTCACACTAGAATCTGCTCACAAAGTAGCCCAGATTGTGAGCGAACAGATGCAGAATATACGCACGTCTGAAATGACAGTGCCTATGAATAAGTCTTGA
- a CDS encoding acyltransferase family protein encodes MTKLQYRPELDGLRALAVVPVILYHAGLQSLSGGFLGVDVFFVISGYLITNILYSEMSLGKFTFLGFYERRARRILPTLFLVCLACIPAAYFLLMPSDLYEFAGSLVSVNLFASNFFFWSQTDYFASSSDLKPLLHTWSLAVEEQFYIFFPFLLLAMRKLPRKTVLYVILALSLGSFLFSVIGSRRFFDANFFLLPSRAWELGAGAAIALALGGRILSPSRLTQIGSWTGIIMVVGSYIFLDKTMLMPGLFSLFPVLGTVLIICCTGHTGTLSTRLMTLKPMIWIGLISYSAYLWHQPIFAFARHMSLFELSLTNMIFVIGLTLVLAWLTTKYVEAPFRNRKTFNFTKIVQVSSALCVLIIAIGIVEYSSHGMPDRKHGLAANIEQAFQKTEGLSPNCHMSPLPRDCIKAGSADRKTIAVWGDSFAMHLVDGVIASEPDVNLYQLTMHSCPPIRDATPFNPWGNGQKGANWTQQCQSFNNQASQFIADNPDIDTVVLSSQFAQIVRAEYFVSNDNQHITTSVETVEPKILDTIAWLKKAGKEVVIIGPMPNSDHNIGRCLAKSQWFGLSGKENCLLHTNELAKGELQIEGLLTDLAMHHRVLSLKNELCHDGVCDVMVANTPLYYDGGHLTTEGSRALGKALHFYDFILNDAREKRAG; translated from the coding sequence TTGACGAAACTACAATACAGACCAGAACTTGATGGACTTCGTGCCTTAGCTGTCGTTCCAGTCATACTTTACCATGCCGGTTTACAGTCGCTGTCAGGTGGTTTTTTGGGTGTGGATGTCTTCTTTGTCATAAGTGGGTATTTGATCACCAACATTCTCTATTCAGAAATGTCCTTGGGAAAATTCACGTTTCTAGGATTTTACGAAAGACGAGCACGCCGTATTCTCCCAACATTATTTTTGGTGTGTTTGGCGTGTATTCCTGCTGCTTATTTTTTATTGATGCCTTCAGATTTATATGAATTTGCGGGAAGCCTTGTCTCAGTCAATTTATTTGCTTCCAACTTTTTCTTCTGGAGCCAAACAGATTATTTCGCGTCCAGTTCTGATTTAAAGCCATTGTTGCACACGTGGAGTTTGGCAGTTGAAGAGCAATTCTACATCTTCTTCCCATTTCTCCTATTAGCTATGAGAAAACTGCCACGTAAAACCGTGCTTTACGTTATCCTCGCTTTATCCCTAGGAAGCTTCTTGTTTAGCGTGATCGGAAGCCGACGCTTTTTTGACGCCAATTTCTTTTTATTGCCAAGCCGCGCTTGGGAATTGGGGGCAGGAGCTGCCATTGCTTTGGCATTGGGTGGACGCATTCTATCGCCGTCACGTCTGACACAAATAGGCAGTTGGACAGGTATTATAATGGTGGTGGGAAGTTATATCTTCCTAGACAAAACCATGCTCATGCCTGGGTTGTTTTCATTATTTCCAGTGCTTGGAACCGTTTTAATTATTTGCTGTACAGGCCATACAGGAACGCTTTCTACACGCTTAATGACTTTAAAACCAATGATTTGGATCGGGCTCATTAGCTATAGTGCTTATCTTTGGCACCAACCAATATTTGCTTTCGCCCGTCATATGAGCTTGTTCGAACTTTCTCTTACAAACATGATATTTGTCATTGGTCTGACTTTGGTATTGGCTTGGCTGACAACCAAATATGTCGAAGCGCCGTTTAGAAATAGAAAGACATTCAACTTCACAAAAATAGTACAAGTTTCGTCGGCATTGTGCGTCTTGATCATTGCGATTGGGATTGTTGAGTATTCAAGCCACGGTATGCCGGATCGTAAGCATGGTTTGGCAGCTAATATTGAGCAGGCTTTTCAAAAAACCGAAGGTTTATCGCCCAATTGCCACATGTCTCCTCTTCCGCGTGATTGTATAAAAGCAGGGTCAGCAGATCGTAAGACAATCGCCGTTTGGGGAGATTCTTTTGCGATGCACCTTGTTGATGGTGTGATTGCATCCGAACCCGATGTGAATTTGTATCAGCTAACAATGCATTCTTGTCCGCCAATTCGCGATGCCACGCCTTTTAATCCGTGGGGCAATGGACAAAAAGGAGCAAATTGGACGCAGCAATGCCAATCGTTCAACAATCAAGCGTCTCAATTTATAGCCGATAATCCTGACATTGATACCGTAGTGCTTTCTTCGCAATTTGCTCAGATTGTGAGAGCTGAATATTTTGTGTCCAATGACAATCAACACATCACAACTTCGGTTGAAACGGTCGAGCCTAAGATTTTAGATACAATTGCATGGCTTAAAAAGGCCGGCAAAGAAGTCGTCATTATCGGACCAATGCCAAATAGCGATCACAATATTGGTCGATGTCTGGCAAAGAGCCAATGGTTTGGCTTATCTGGCAAAGAAAATTGTCTCTTACACACAAATGAGCTTGCAAAAGGCGAATTACAGATTGAAGGTCTGCTGACAGACTTGGCCATGCATCATCGTGTGCTTTCACTCAAGAATGAGCTTTGCCATGATGGTGTTTGCGATGTTATGGTAGCAAACACACCCCTATATTATGATGGCGGACACCTCACAACTGAGGGCTCAAGAGCACTCGGAAAAGCGCTTCATTTTTATGATTTTATTTTAAATGATGCGCGGGAGAAAAGAGCAGGTTAG
- a CDS encoding LysR family transcriptional regulator, which yields MMDVVQAQTFLAIVECGNFIEASKRVNVTQSTVSARIKSLEEQLGKALFYRSKGGCTLTPAGQQFYRFARSMVRVWEEAKHHVAVPEGYDDTIIIGGQYSLWNRLLVQWVPQFQAQMPNVAIKCEIGMPQRLIQEMSEGTMDLAVVYRPEQRPGMYVEQLLEDDLILVTTDLETPLRDNYIYNDWGEAFRTTHAATFPDLHNPGLTINLGAIGVNLVIRNKGASYFPKRIVQTHLDEGVLFQIQGAPTFSFPAYVVYQEAFSSPEIMDCALSTLRFIATQAVEGELPPPFWQNLLG from the coding sequence ATGATGGATGTAGTTCAAGCTCAGACTTTTCTCGCAATCGTAGAATGCGGTAATTTCATAGAAGCATCAAAACGCGTAAACGTCACTCAATCGACAGTCAGTGCACGCATCAAATCCCTTGAAGAGCAATTGGGCAAAGCCCTCTTTTATCGATCTAAAGGTGGATGCACCCTCACCCCAGCCGGTCAGCAGTTTTATCGGTTTGCGCGATCCATGGTGCGCGTTTGGGAAGAAGCTAAACACCATGTGGCTGTGCCAGAAGGCTATGACGACACGATTATCATTGGCGGGCAATATAGTTTGTGGAACCGCTTATTGGTGCAATGGGTGCCCCAGTTTCAAGCGCAAATGCCAAATGTTGCAATCAAGTGCGAGATTGGTATGCCTCAGCGGCTAATCCAAGAAATGAGCGAAGGCACAATGGATCTAGCTGTTGTCTATCGGCCAGAGCAACGCCCCGGCATGTATGTCGAGCAATTGCTTGAAGATGATCTCATTCTGGTGACCACTGATTTAGAGACGCCGCTGCGCGATAATTATATCTATAATGATTGGGGCGAAGCCTTTCGCACAACCCATGCTGCCACTTTCCCCGATCTGCATAATCCAGGACTGACAATTAATCTGGGTGCTATCGGGGTTAATCTGGTCATTCGGAATAAAGGCGCGAGTTATTTTCCCAAACGCATTGTGCAAACGCATTTAGATGAAGGCGTTTTATTTCAAATTCAGGGTGCACCGACTTTCTCATTTCCGGCCTATGTTGTTTATCAGGAAGCTTTTTCTTCCCCAGAAATTATGGACTGCGCCCTCTCCACGCTTCGCTTTATCGCGACACAAGCTGTTGAAGGCGAATTACCGCCCCCTTTCTGGCAAAATTTGTTGGGCTAA
- a CDS encoding DUF805 domain-containing protein, translating to MINYLFGTKGRIDRTGWWVRMFFILPLLFVTLFTVILVLARIATDPGNDRLTTLSPLLMIMCVLFFVRAYIATSVRRHHDMGRSGWNMLWVLVPGIGAIIDILVSGFMPGQAGPNKYGPSPKQAFSPEKSVPSYEKTQTKTLKPDGNWTMPTTSVKTPAHMQAPAKVKRQVHDRYDRSNKVQTPLVTRHVGFFGRLLGKK from the coding sequence ATGATCAATTATCTTTTCGGCACAAAAGGGCGCATTGACCGGACCGGTTGGTGGGTGAGGATGTTTTTCATCTTACCGCTTTTATTCGTGACACTTTTTACTGTTATTTTGGTGTTAGCCCGTATTGCCACTGACCCTGGAAACGACCGACTTACAACTCTTAGCCCATTGTTGATGATAATGTGTGTATTGTTTTTTGTGCGGGCCTATATCGCCACTTCAGTGCGCCGCCACCATGATATGGGAAGATCAGGATGGAATATGCTCTGGGTTTTGGTGCCGGGGATTGGGGCTATTATTGATATTCTTGTCAGTGGTTTTATGCCGGGGCAGGCTGGGCCCAATAAATATGGGCCATCACCTAAACAGGCATTTTCGCCTGAGAAATCAGTCCCATCATATGAAAAAACTCAAACCAAGACGCTAAAACCGGATGGCAATTGGACAATGCCAACAACATCTGTAAAAACGCCAGCTCACATGCAGGCTCCAGCAAAAGTTAAGCGCCAAGTGCATGACCGTTATGATCGCTCTAATAAGGTGCAAACACCTTTGGTGACACGCCATGTCGGTTTTTTTGGGCGATTGCTAGGAAAGAAATAG
- a CDS encoding tetratricopeptide repeat protein, with amino-acid sequence MKFIFTFAVLSVVTAILVSPVYAASPAQCEKLAGMPADPESDFSGILFNKINAPTAISVCREALKTNPDQANIQFWLGRSLAKAGQDEEAIVWLMKASNAGYVAAHLNLGFSYANGLGVPKNMETAFALYEKSSIIPSAKVTLGQMHQYGIGTQKNLAIAVKWYEKAAAQSYGHASYILSGLYEHGIHYPQNNLKQLVYLKRAAEQGYAIAQTKIGTVYFEGKRLPLDKKFGCDWFEKAAAQQDARGEFNYGNCFVLGEGRDMDIQKGIEYLSRSANQGNEQAVEYLGMIMAMGPL; translated from the coding sequence ATGAAATTTATATTTACATTCGCGGTTTTGAGTGTGGTGACGGCTATATTAGTCTCTCCAGTTTATGCTGCATCTCCAGCTCAATGTGAGAAATTGGCGGGTATGCCAGCTGATCCGGAAAGTGATTTTTCTGGTATTTTATTTAATAAAATCAATGCTCCAACAGCTATTTCTGTTTGTCGTGAAGCGCTGAAAACAAACCCGGATCAAGCAAATATCCAGTTTTGGCTAGGCCGAAGCCTCGCTAAAGCAGGACAGGATGAAGAAGCTATTGTGTGGCTAATGAAAGCATCAAATGCAGGCTATGTTGCTGCCCATCTGAATCTTGGTTTTTCATATGCAAATGGTTTAGGTGTCCCAAAAAATATGGAAACAGCTTTTGCATTGTATGAAAAATCTTCAATTATTCCCAGTGCTAAGGTCACGCTGGGGCAAATGCATCAATATGGAATTGGCACACAAAAAAACTTGGCAATAGCTGTCAAATGGTATGAAAAAGCGGCTGCTCAGTCTTACGGACATGCCAGCTATATCCTTTCTGGTTTGTATGAGCACGGCATCCATTATCCTCAGAACAATTTGAAACAACTCGTTTATTTGAAGCGTGCAGCAGAGCAGGGGTATGCTATTGCGCAAACCAAAATCGGAACAGTTTACTTTGAAGGTAAGAGATTGCCTCTAGATAAAAAGTTCGGTTGTGACTGGTTTGAAAAAGCGGCCGCACAGCAAGATGCCCGAGGCGAATTTAATTATGGTAATTGTTTTGTTTTGGGGGAAGGGCGAGACATGGATATCCAAAAAGGCATTGAATATCTTTCCCGTTCAGCAAACCAAGGCAATGAACAGGCCGTCGAATATCTGGGTATGATTATGGCTATGGGGCCATTGTAA
- a CDS encoding ParA family protein, producing the protein MQLIAIASQKGGAGKTMLAQNLAFAAHESGRKVAIFDLDPQMTSLNQFDKRTQQGLDGEPATIAATLNRLPQLLRAAKNEGRDLIIYDMPPNIGQESFLIVNEVDLVLIPTQPQAYDLEAIEATIAIAATVNTPGAVVINRVPKEMKELADDARQFVEVKCSYPVAPVIIHDRVQFMEAAAAGSSPLLEHSRTQAAKEIRDLWAWVSQRLEQTRAMRGNAA; encoded by the coding sequence ATGCAATTGATAGCAATAGCGAGCCAAAAGGGCGGTGCAGGCAAGACAATGTTGGCACAGAATCTTGCATTTGCGGCTCATGAGTCGGGAAGAAAAGTCGCCATTTTCGACTTAGACCCGCAAATGACGAGCCTGAATCAATTCGATAAGCGCACACAACAGGGCTTAGATGGCGAACCAGCGACCATTGCAGCGACATTAAATCGGCTTCCACAGCTGCTAAGAGCTGCAAAAAATGAGGGAAGGGACCTCATTATTTACGATATGCCGCCAAATATTGGTCAAGAAAGTTTTCTGATCGTCAATGAAGTCGACCTCGTTTTGATCCCAACACAGCCGCAAGCCTATGATCTTGAAGCCATTGAAGCGACAATCGCGATTGCTGCAACAGTGAACACACCTGGCGCTGTGGTTATCAATCGCGTGCCAAAAGAAATGAAAGAACTCGCTGATGATGCGCGTCAGTTTGTCGAAGTAAAATGCTCATACCCAGTGGCTCCAGTTATTATCCATGACCGCGTTCAGTTCATGGAAGCTGCTGCCGCTGGCTCTTCACCATTGCTTGAACATTCTCGCACGCAAGCGGCCAAAGAGATCCGCGATCTCTGGGCATGGGTGAGCCAACGTTTAGAACAAACAAGAGCTATGCGGGGGAATGCAGCATGA
- a CDS encoding replication initiator protein A: MVKSTATHKTVEEEGLNDEADSGSVSGEVLSPQDPGPLFDEMLDPNPKHSPLLPERYPMGDLFVCELVDIVLKSDMASLEYPFYSLTKKPDRNPRRFEHDGRWIEFRPSIKGLPTIYDKDLLIYAISHIMREKQRSGKTPKTIVIDPYHFLSYTNRPTGGRDYEALVDSIERLEGTRYRTNVKTGGFEHDEWFGLFERVKMKTRRTPKGGLRPERLEVTISDWTMEAIRADEVLTLHRDYWRLRRPIERRVYEIIRKHCGQQDGWSIGVDKLHRKSGSQATRREFRRKLHEVVNDNHLPDYDVYIENDILHATSRQDFLDSHSASNKIATGRAKKNDLQSSSEEGSGQELGRQIASQLRRMQISADGYDAAKKEAPGWDIYFIEDEWRTWIGKRAQSALIGADPESAIDLVPRKPDAAFIGFCKNWFKTRGKPE, from the coding sequence ATGGTGAAATCCACAGCGACGCACAAAACGGTAGAAGAAGAGGGCCTTAATGATGAGGCGGACTCTGGCTCAGTTTCTGGTGAAGTGCTGTCGCCGCAAGATCCCGGACCCTTGTTTGACGAAATGTTAGATCCAAACCCAAAACATTCTCCCTTATTGCCTGAGCGCTATCCCATGGGAGATTTGTTCGTGTGTGAGTTGGTCGATATTGTTTTAAAAAGCGATATGGCGAGTTTGGAATATCCATTTTATTCGCTGACTAAAAAGCCAGACCGGAATCCACGTCGTTTTGAACATGATGGTCGCTGGATAGAATTTCGTCCCAGTATCAAAGGCTTGCCGACAATCTATGACAAAGACCTGCTCATATATGCTATTTCCCACATCATGCGCGAAAAGCAGAGATCAGGCAAAACACCTAAAACCATTGTGATAGATCCATATCACTTCTTGTCTTACACAAACCGCCCGACAGGGGGCAGGGATTATGAGGCATTGGTGGATTCCATTGAGCGGCTAGAAGGCACACGTTACCGCACAAATGTGAAAACGGGTGGATTTGAACATGATGAATGGTTTGGTCTGTTTGAACGCGTAAAAATGAAGACACGTCGCACACCAAAGGGTGGTTTGCGGCCTGAACGTCTGGAAGTCACGATTTCAGATTGGACAATGGAAGCTATTCGCGCCGACGAAGTGTTGACACTCCACCGTGATTATTGGCGTTTGCGCCGGCCGATTGAACGCCGCGTTTACGAGATTATCAGAAAGCATTGCGGCCAACAGGATGGTTGGTCGATTGGGGTGGATAAGCTTCACCGCAAATCAGGATCACAAGCCACACGCCGCGAGTTTCGCCGCAAGCTGCACGAGGTGGTCAATGATAACCATCTGCCAGATTATGATGTCTATATCGAAAACGATATTCTCCACGCCACATCGCGTCAGGATTTCCTCGATAGCCATTCCGCTTCCAACAAAATAGCGACGGGTCGCGCCAAGAAAAATGATCTCCAAAGCTCAAGCGAAGAGGGCAGTGGTCAGGAATTAGGCCGCCAGATTGCCAGCCAACTACGCCGTATGCAGATCTCAGCTGATGGCTATGATGCCGCCAAAAAAGAAGCGCCGGGCTGGGATATATATTTCATCGAGGATGAATGGCGCACATGGATTGGCAAACGCGCCCAATCCGCCTTGATCGGGGCTGACCCTGAAAGCGCCATCGACCTCGTCCCGCGCAAACCCGACGCTGCCTTTATCGGATTTTGCAAAAACTGGTTTAAAACCAGAGGTAAACCAGAATAG
- a CDS encoding tetratricopeptide repeat-containing sulfotransferase family protein, translated as MSIVGGELKNAKKRLKVQHLMTLAESARPNLSHSDKAKAGEANFTLGQCFLEQGKVAQALAYFQTAIDKCPESAKYLSQLSKAHLMLRNDEEALTFALQALEFLQGETDANTHNTLGYVLTRFGHHKFALGLFEKAVKLNPNSIEFRDNLARSHTYFGDKRSTALQYEALLKLDPLYGKAHLGLAEITKCTAENNHIDRLENALEKASRKIEIMRIQYALSKENEDLGQSEESFKHLHAANTQFMSNVKFDVKHDEELIGAFLDVYKKTSTKNISKIDDKVLFIGGIPRTGTTLVDRILSAHSSVESAGELQSMPLAVKQASGTNSKIVLDIETITKAGKADINAVGRAYMTNARLHVGAKDSAVFTDKLPLNFMYAGFILKALPNAKMVCLRRHPMDTIWSNYKHLFGGGARYHTYSYDLISTARFYLAYLKMTDFWAQEFPEQFMILSYEDLIADQRSETANLLLHCGLDWEEGCLDFHSSSKAVATPSANQVREPLYTGSIGKWKRYAKELEGVRLFLIENGVKV; from the coding sequence ATGAGCATTGTTGGAGGCGAATTAAAGAACGCCAAAAAGCGTTTGAAAGTGCAGCATTTAATGACGCTTGCAGAGTCGGCACGTCCCAATTTATCTCACTCTGATAAGGCGAAAGCAGGGGAGGCAAATTTTACGCTGGGCCAATGTTTTCTTGAGCAAGGTAAAGTAGCTCAAGCATTGGCATATTTTCAAACCGCGATTGATAAATGTCCTGAAAGTGCAAAATATCTAAGCCAGTTATCCAAAGCACATCTCATGCTGCGCAATGATGAGGAGGCGCTTACATTTGCGCTTCAAGCGTTGGAGTTTCTTCAGGGTGAAACGGATGCAAATACGCACAACACTTTAGGCTATGTGCTAACGCGTTTCGGGCATCACAAGTTTGCGCTTGGATTGTTTGAAAAGGCGGTGAAACTAAATCCAAACTCGATAGAGTTTCGAGACAATCTCGCCAGAAGCCACACATATTTTGGAGACAAACGCAGCACCGCTTTGCAATATGAAGCGCTGCTGAAACTAGATCCGCTCTATGGAAAAGCGCATTTGGGATTGGCTGAAATCACAAAATGCACAGCAGAAAATAACCATATTGATCGGTTGGAAAACGCGCTTGAAAAGGCGAGCCGTAAAATTGAAATCATGCGGATTCAATATGCTTTATCCAAAGAAAACGAGGACTTAGGACAGTCTGAAGAAAGCTTCAAACACTTACATGCGGCCAATACGCAATTTATGTCGAATGTGAAATTTGATGTGAAACATGATGAGGAATTGATAGGGGCTTTTCTAGATGTCTATAAAAAAACATCGACGAAAAACATCTCAAAAATAGACGATAAGGTGTTGTTTATAGGCGGTATTCCGCGCACGGGGACAACACTTGTTGACCGAATTTTATCGGCGCATTCAAGTGTTGAATCGGCCGGAGAACTCCAATCCATGCCATTGGCGGTGAAGCAGGCATCGGGCACAAACTCTAAAATTGTGTTGGATATTGAGACCATAACTAAGGCTGGAAAAGCGGATATAAACGCAGTTGGGCGCGCTTATATGACAAATGCACGCCTGCATGTTGGCGCAAAGGATAGCGCTGTTTTTACCGATAAATTACCGCTCAATTTTATGTATGCTGGCTTCATTTTAAAGGCATTGCCAAATGCCAAAATGGTGTGTTTGCGGCGTCACCCTATGGATACAATATGGAGCAATTACAAACACTTATTTGGAGGCGGCGCGCGATATCACACTTATTCCTACGATCTAATAAGCACAGCGCGCTTTTATCTGGCCTATCTAAAAATGACGGATTTTTGGGCCCAGGAATTTCCCGAACAATTTATGATTTTAAGCTATGAAGACCTCATAGCGGACCAAAGATCAGAGACTGCAAATTTGCTCTTACATTGTGGATTAGATTGGGAAGAGGGGTGTTTAGATTTTCATTCTTCCAGCAAAGCTGTCGCCACCCCAAGTGCAAATCAAGTGCGCGAGCCGCTCTATACTGGGTCCATTGGAAAATGGAAACGTTATGCAAAAGAGCTAGAAGGTGTAAGGCTGTTTTTGATCGAAAATGGGGTGAAGGTTTAA